The Citrifermentans bemidjiense Bem genome window below encodes:
- a CDS encoding PAS domain S-box protein translates to MLPLAAWTVFIALLAGTSIFLHHQDSLKEAENEARDYFRLNMAYRAWGSSVGGVYILKDKVLPNPYLKVPKRDVATTDGIHLTLVNPAYMTRLVFDGIAKATPTPVINRIVSLKPLNPKNTPDAWERESLMRFEEGSALERSQATDIKGKPYLRFISAFIADESCLKCHSGQGYKKRDLLGGIVISIPLEGYFKSDIQTRKAFSAAYFLLWAVGGGGILVSARRRHDYEEELRAGEEKFRTVCDWTQDWEYWIDQERRMRYVSPSCFDITGYAPQEFMEDPELAQRLVYPEDREAFANHLEQGAAGSPPDSIEFRIATKSGAVRWIHHDCRPVFSNGNFLGRRVSNRDVTDRKIVEQELAIRAELLNCVSDSVFVVSLGGTILEVNDAAWRTRGFSREEMLAMNICDLVSQRYAKLFPEHLRLVAQHSEGFLESEHRLKDGRVISVEIDSRIIEYRGESAVLSSVRDVTERKETVQILRRSERFNVSLNRISQAFLTSSEEQQMYQELLVALLEVMDSPYGVVGYLDDAGDLVLAAVSVDRGGPKAAHIVIPEARWGETLWGLTLRSGEARYSNQPQNPPAWHFHVERLLMAPLVYQGKPSALLMVANRPGDYTDEDLQMLQGIGAQIAPVLNARLDQQQAVAALRENESKLQIIFDVIQAGVIQADSTGSVIYANQRMAEMFGMPMEELIGSDYCSHVSPEQRQLAGSSFAMLLSGELESAHYERHYRRKDGTLFWGYLTGRRLVASDGKPAELVATITDMTDLKSAEEKRHRSEQQMLHVQKLESLGVLAGGIAHDFNNILLAIMGNTSLALQRVDRGSPLEQHLLQIEKASEKAADLARQMLAYSGKGRFVLEALDLNRLVREMTSMLEVSLSKKAVLRFHLAEELPGIIADPTQIRQIIMNLAINASEAIGEKSGEITIATGSLICDSHYLAENWLDVPLHEGRYVYLEVTDNGCGMTKETLDRIFEPFFTTKFTGRGLGMAAILGIVRGHKGVIKVYSEPDTGSSFKILLPATEAAVLPTAAVNMADGWRGSGSVLLVDDEESVRDVASAMLHELGFEVISAADGRQALELYRRHGEGITVVLMDLNMPNLSGEEAFHELRKMDAEVRVILSSGFSEQEVTRKFLGKGLEGFVQKPYTLAALRAVMSQALSKKGSSSPKGTQNGQ, encoded by the coding sequence GTGCTGCCGCTGGCGGCCTGGACCGTTTTTATCGCACTCCTTGCCGGCACCAGCATCTTCTTGCACCATCAGGACTCGCTGAAGGAGGCGGAGAACGAGGCGCGCGATTACTTCCGCCTCAACATGGCCTACCGAGCCTGGGGATCGTCGGTGGGAGGAGTCTACATATTAAAGGACAAGGTTCTCCCTAACCCCTACCTCAAGGTGCCGAAGCGCGATGTCGCCACCACAGACGGCATCCACCTCACCCTGGTCAACCCCGCTTACATGACCCGCCTGGTCTTCGACGGCATCGCGAAGGCAACCCCCACTCCCGTCATCAACCGGATAGTGAGCCTGAAGCCGCTTAACCCCAAAAACACGCCTGACGCCTGGGAGCGGGAATCCTTGATGCGGTTCGAAGAGGGGAGCGCACTGGAGCGATCCCAGGCCACCGACATCAAGGGCAAACCCTACCTGCGTTTCATCTCCGCCTTCATTGCCGACGAGTCCTGCCTCAAATGCCATAGCGGCCAAGGTTACAAAAAAAGGGACCTGCTGGGCGGCATCGTCATCTCCATACCTCTGGAGGGATATTTCAAGTCCGACATCCAGACCAGGAAGGCCTTTTCGGCCGCTTACTTTTTGCTTTGGGCTGTGGGGGGCGGAGGGATCCTGGTATCGGCGCGGCGCCGGCACGATTACGAGGAGGAACTGCGCGCCGGGGAGGAAAAATTCCGCACCGTTTGCGACTGGACCCAGGATTGGGAGTACTGGATCGACCAGGAAAGGAGGATGCGCTACGTCTCTCCCTCTTGCTTCGACATCACCGGTTATGCCCCGCAAGAGTTCATGGAGGACCCGGAACTGGCGCAGCGCCTGGTTTATCCCGAAGACAGGGAAGCTTTCGCAAATCACCTTGAACAGGGCGCGGCGGGGTCGCCTCCGGACTCCATCGAGTTCCGCATCGCCACCAAAAGCGGCGCTGTCCGCTGGATCCACCATGACTGCCGCCCCGTCTTTTCCAACGGGAATTTCCTGGGGCGCCGCGTCTCCAACCGGGACGTAACCGACCGCAAGATCGTGGAACAGGAACTTGCCATCCGCGCCGAACTCCTGAACTGCGTCAGCGATTCCGTCTTCGTGGTGAGCCTTGGGGGGACGATCCTGGAGGTCAACGACGCCGCCTGGCGTACCCGTGGTTTCAGCCGGGAGGAAATGCTGGCGATGAACATCTGCGACCTGGTGAGCCAGCGGTATGCCAAGCTCTTCCCGGAGCATCTGCGCCTGGTCGCGCAGCACAGCGAAGGTTTCCTGGAATCGGAGCATCGTTTGAAGGACGGCCGGGTGATCTCGGTGGAGATCGACAGCCGCATCATCGAGTACCGCGGGGAGAGCGCCGTACTGAGCAGCGTGCGCGACGTCACCGAACGCAAGGAGACCGTGCAGATATTGCGACGGTCCGAGCGCTTCAACGTGTCGCTGAACCGGATCTCCCAGGCTTTCTTGACCAGCAGCGAAGAGCAGCAGATGTACCAGGAACTCCTGGTGGCGCTGCTCGAGGTTATGGACAGCCCGTACGGCGTGGTGGGATATCTGGACGACGCCGGAGACCTGGTTTTGGCTGCAGTCTCGGTGGACAGGGGCGGCCCGAAGGCCGCCCACATTGTGATTCCGGAGGCTCGTTGGGGGGAGACGCTCTGGGGGCTCACGTTGCGCAGCGGCGAAGCGCGCTACTCCAACCAGCCGCAGAACCCGCCCGCCTGGCACTTCCATGTAGAGCGCCTCCTCATGGCCCCCTTGGTCTACCAAGGCAAGCCGAGCGCGCTTTTGATGGTCGCCAACCGCCCCGGCGATTACACCGATGAGGACCTGCAGATGCTGCAGGGGATAGGGGCGCAGATCGCGCCGGTGCTGAATGCGAGGCTCGACCAGCAGCAGGCGGTAGCCGCGTTGCGCGAGAACGAGAGCAAGCTGCAGATCATCTTCGACGTGATCCAGGCAGGCGTGATCCAGGCCGACTCTACAGGGAGCGTGATTTACGCAAACCAGCGCATGGCAGAGATGTTCGGGATGCCTATGGAGGAACTGATCGGCTCCGATTACTGCAGTCACGTCTCACCGGAGCAGCGTCAGTTGGCCGGGTCATCATTTGCCATGCTTTTGAGCGGCGAGCTGGAGTCGGCTCACTACGAGAGACATTACCGGCGCAAGGACGGCACCTTGTTCTGGGGGTATCTGACCGGGCGCAGGCTGGTCGCTTCCGACGGCAAGCCGGCCGAACTGGTCGCCACCATCACCGACATGACCGATCTCAAGTCCGCCGAAGAGAAGCGCCACAGAAGCGAGCAGCAGATGCTCCACGTTCAAAAACTGGAGAGCCTCGGCGTTTTGGCCGGCGGCATAGCACACGACTTCAACAACATCCTTCTAGCCATCATGGGGAACACGAGCCTCGCCCTGCAGCGCGTGGATCGGGGCTCGCCCCTGGAGCAGCACCTGCTGCAGATCGAGAAGGCTTCCGAGAAGGCCGCCGATCTGGCGCGCCAGATGCTGGCCTACTCCGGTAAGGGGCGCTTCGTCCTGGAGGCGCTGGACCTGAACCGGCTGGTTCGCGAGATGACCTCCATGCTGGAGGTGTCGCTCAGCAAGAAGGCTGTGCTCCGTTTCCACCTGGCCGAGGAGTTGCCGGGGATCATCGCGGACCCGACCCAGATCCGGCAGATCATCATGAACCTCGCCATCAACGCCTCGGAGGCAATAGGGGAGAAGAGCGGGGAAATCACCATAGCGACCGGTTCCCTGATATGCGACAGCCACTACCTTGCCGAAAACTGGCTGGACGTGCCCCTCCACGAGGGGCGTTACGTCTATCTGGAGGTGACCGACAACGGCTGCGGCATGACCAAGGAAACGTTGGACAGGATCTTCGAACCGTTTTTCACCACCAAGTTCACCGGGCGCGGGCTCGGCATGGCGGCCATACTCGGCATCGTGCGCGGGCACAAAGGAGTCATCAAGGTCTACAGCGAGCCGGATACGGGAAGCAGCTTCAAGATCCTGCTTCCCGCCACCGAGGCCGCAGTGCTCCCCACCGCCGCAGTCAACATGGCGGATGGATGGAGGGGGTCGGGCAGCGTGCTCCTGGTCGACGACGAGGAGAGCGTGCGCGACGTGGCGAGCGCGATGCTGCACGAACTGGGCTTTGAGGTCATCTCTGCAGCGGACGGAAGGCAAGCGCTGGAGCTGTACCGCCGCCACGGGGAGGGGATAACCGTTGTCCTGATGGATCTGAACATGCCCAACCTGAGCGGCGAAGAGGCCTTCCACGAACTGCGCAAGATGGACGCGGAGGTGCGAGTAATCCTCTCCAGCGGTTTCAGCGAACAGGAGGTAACCCGCAAATTCCTGGGCAAAGGGCTTGAGGGATTCGTTCAGAAGCCTTATACGCTCGCCGCGCTGCGAGCAGTGATGAGTCAGGCGCTGTCGAAGAAGGGTTCCAGCTCTCCCAAGGGCACGCAAAACGGCCAGTAG
- a CDS encoding sensor domain-containing diguanylate cyclase: MYLSKQSYKKIIDDLRDGLYIVDRDRKVVFWNRAAERISGFSAEEVISKRCADNILCHVDDIGQNLCNSSCPLAATIDCGMAQEAELFLHHKNGHRVPVTVQVVPLTDDKGEVIGAVEMFSDGSNKAANELRLQELEKLALLDELTQLANRRYLERELEARLEEMSRYDIPFGVLFMDLDDFKKVNDDYGHETGDRVLSFVAGTLSANSRPFDLYGRWGGEEFVGIVRNVTAANLKHMGQRLRKLVEKSFLLVGEERLRVTISIGATMALPEDTLQSLLQRADLLMYQSKSAGKNRLTIG; encoded by the coding sequence GTGTATCTGAGCAAGCAGTCCTACAAAAAGATCATCGACGACCTGCGCGACGGGCTCTACATCGTGGATCGCGACCGGAAGGTAGTCTTTTGGAACCGCGCAGCTGAGCGCATCTCCGGGTTTAGCGCCGAAGAGGTGATTTCCAAACGCTGCGCCGACAACATCCTTTGCCATGTCGACGACATCGGGCAAAACCTCTGCAACAGTTCCTGTCCGCTTGCCGCGACCATCGATTGCGGCATGGCCCAGGAGGCCGAGCTCTTCCTGCACCACAAGAACGGGCACCGGGTCCCGGTTACGGTGCAGGTGGTCCCCTTGACCGACGACAAGGGAGAGGTCATCGGCGCCGTGGAGATGTTCTCGGACGGCAGCAACAAGGCAGCGAACGAACTGCGACTGCAGGAACTGGAGAAGCTCGCGCTGCTGGACGAACTGACCCAACTCGCCAACCGCCGCTACCTGGAGCGGGAACTCGAAGCGCGCCTCGAAGAGATGAGCCGCTACGACATCCCTTTCGGGGTCCTGTTCATGGATCTCGACGATTTCAAGAAAGTGAACGACGACTACGGCCACGAAACCGGAGACCGCGTGCTCAGCTTCGTGGCTGGAACATTGAGCGCCAACTCCCGTCCCTTCGACCTCTACGGTCGCTGGGGAGGGGAGGAATTCGTAGGGATCGTGCGCAACGTCACCGCCGCCAACCTGAAGCACATGGGACAGCGCCTGCGCAAGCTGGTGGAGAAGTCCTTCCTGCTGGTAGGGGAGGAGAGGCTCAGGGTAACCATCTCCATCGGCGCTACCATGGCGCTTCCGGAAGACACGCTTCAGTCTTTGCTGCAGCGCGCCGACCTGCTCATGTACCAGAGCAAGAGCGCCGGCAAAAACCGTCTGACTATCGGCTGA
- a CDS encoding DUF1499 domain-containing protein, with product MEYQGHSKDQMHSPNHSDRSTWLVLPLFAAACAVVTVILLLSSGLGSRVHLWHFRTGFALIKTAGYIGLGCALLALVSGLISIRKRHAKGILLSLLALLLALAAFGIPLYWKTQAQAYPRIHDISTDLQHPPAFVAISSARHAGVRYPGAAVAAMQQKAYPDLKTVVLPFPQVEAYKVALLAARDMGWDIVAELPAEGKIEATDTTKWFGFKDDIVIRIQPAGNRSLLDVRSVSREGISDVGTNAKRIRAYLSKVVPESVKP from the coding sequence ATGGAATACCAGGGGCACTCGAAGGACCAGATGCATTCTCCAAATCATTCCGACCGCAGCACCTGGCTGGTGTTGCCGCTTTTCGCCGCAGCTTGCGCCGTTGTCACCGTTATCCTGCTCTTGAGCTCCGGGCTCGGCTCCCGGGTCCATCTCTGGCACTTCCGAACCGGCTTCGCCTTGATCAAGACAGCCGGCTACATCGGTCTTGGCTGCGCACTACTGGCGCTGGTATCCGGGCTCATCTCGATCCGGAAGCGGCATGCCAAGGGGATACTCCTTTCACTGCTCGCCTTGCTGCTGGCGCTGGCTGCCTTCGGCATCCCGCTCTACTGGAAGACGCAGGCGCAGGCTTATCCCCGCATTCATGACATCTCCACCGACCTCCAGCATCCTCCCGCCTTCGTCGCGATCAGTTCGGCGCGCCACGCTGGGGTCCGCTACCCTGGCGCGGCTGTGGCGGCCATGCAGCAAAAGGCGTACCCCGATCTGAAGACCGTGGTGCTTCCTTTTCCGCAGGTGGAAGCGTACAAGGTTGCGCTGCTGGCGGCGCGCGACATGGGTTGGGACATCGTGGCGGAACTTCCTGCCGAGGGGAAGATAGAGGCGACCGACACCACCAAGTGGTTCGGCTTCAAGGATGACATCGTAATCCGGATCCAGCCTGCGGGGAATCGTTCCCTGCTGGACGTACGCTCCGTCTCAAGAGAAGGCATAAGCGACGTCGGCACCAATGCGAAAAGGATCCGTGCCTACCTGTCGAAGGTGGTCCCCGAAAGC
- a CDS encoding ammonia-forming cytochrome c nitrite reductase subunit c552: protein MRLTYAKRCGSAVLVLLAATALWTGCTHNKAESRPPAEMAEEPMDPADAAIDPAHWGRLYPVHYQQWKLTSEPTPAGLSKYKRGYDVGEERRDKLDEYPFLALLYSGWGFGAEYNEPRGHYHMVQDQLEVDPGRLKAGGACLTCKTPYAPKLQKEMGRAYFATPYKEVLARLPKQNQTLGVACIDCHDNRGMELRISREFTLGKALRKIGVDPAKLTREQKRTLVCAQCHVTYMIPKDKDMHSTDVVFPWAGSREGGIPIENIIKDIKSSPSHLEWTQAVTGFKLAFLRHPEYEFYSNNSPHWSAGVTCADCHMPMMTVSHESLTDHRIMSPLKGEMTQCAGCHEEKAPELRAKVIAMQDRFIGSYLKTGYAVAADAKLFEMANKAKAAGKQIDNEVYGIARENYEQAFYRLIFVGAENSTGFHNPKEGLRILDDAARHAATADMHLRQMLAKAGERVPDQVDLELPKYTGNRGTKHLPFRPEHEIKAPIVK from the coding sequence ATGCGTCTCACCTATGCGAAGCGATGTGGTAGCGCGGTTTTGGTCCTTTTGGCAGCAACGGCACTTTGGACCGGATGTACCCATAACAAAGCGGAATCGAGGCCGCCGGCGGAGATGGCAGAGGAGCCGATGGATCCGGCCGATGCCGCCATCGACCCGGCTCATTGGGGAAGGCTTTACCCGGTGCACTATCAGCAGTGGAAGCTCACCAGCGAACCGACTCCGGCCGGCTTGAGCAAGTACAAACGCGGGTACGACGTGGGCGAAGAGCGCCGCGACAAGCTGGACGAGTACCCATTCCTCGCGCTTTTGTACAGCGGATGGGGGTTCGGCGCGGAATACAACGAACCGCGCGGGCATTACCACATGGTGCAGGACCAGCTTGAGGTGGATCCGGGCAGGCTCAAGGCCGGGGGCGCCTGCCTCACCTGCAAAACCCCTTACGCGCCGAAGCTGCAAAAGGAGATGGGGAGAGCCTACTTCGCGACCCCCTACAAGGAAGTGCTGGCAAGGCTTCCCAAGCAGAACCAGACGCTCGGGGTGGCCTGCATCGACTGCCACGACAACCGCGGCATGGAGCTGAGAATTTCACGCGAGTTCACGCTGGGCAAGGCGCTCAGGAAGATCGGGGTGGACCCGGCCAAACTCACTAGGGAGCAGAAGAGGACGCTTGTCTGCGCCCAGTGCCACGTTACCTACATGATCCCCAAGGACAAGGATATGCATTCGACGGACGTGGTGTTTCCCTGGGCGGGTAGCAGGGAAGGGGGGATACCGATCGAGAACATCATCAAGGACATCAAGAGTTCCCCTTCGCACCTTGAGTGGACCCAGGCGGTAACCGGCTTCAAGCTCGCCTTTTTACGGCACCCCGAATACGAGTTTTACTCCAACAACAGCCCCCACTGGTCCGCTGGCGTTACCTGCGCCGACTGCCATATGCCGATGATGACCGTCAGCCACGAGAGCCTGACCGACCACAGGATCATGAGCCCGCTAAAGGGTGAGATGACGCAGTGCGCCGGTTGCCACGAGGAGAAAGCGCCGGAGTTGCGCGCCAAGGTGATTGCGATGCAGGACCGCTTTATCGGCAGCTACCTGAAAACCGGGTATGCTGTCGCAGCCGACGCCAAGCTTTTCGAGATGGCCAACAAGGCGAAAGCGGCAGGCAAGCAGATCGACAACGAGGTCTACGGCATAGCCAGGGAGAATTACGAGCAGGCCTTCTACCGCCTCATCTTCGTCGGCGCCGAGAACTCCACCGGTTTCCACAACCCCAAAGAGGGGCTGCGGATCTTGGACGACGCCGCGCGCCACGCGGCCACCGCCGACATGCACCTGCGCCAGATGCTGGCAAAGGCGGGCGAGCGGGTCCCGGACCAGGTCGATCTTGAGCTTCCCAAGTACACCGGCAACCGCGGTACGAAGCATCTGCCGTTCCGACCGGAACATGAGATCAAGGCGCCCATCGTGAAATAG
- a CDS encoding methyltransferase, which produces MEKKNWTIPELLELSGGYWSTCALHAGVKLDVFSQLDKGPLPAETVAARVKSDERGISMLLHALVALGLLEKQGENFAATPFAASYLSRNSHEYLGHIIMHHHHLMASWANLDQAVRTGEPVRERVSHEDVESSRESFLMGMFNLAMQLAPRVVPQIDLSGRRRLLDIGGGPGTYAIYFCKQNPDLDAVICDLPTTRSFAEKTVAHFDLSDRIGFIDVDFEKEELPEGFDVAWLSHVLHGIGPAACERLLKKAVTALEPGGLVLVQEFILDDTRDAPVFPALFSLNMLLGTPDGQSYSEAEIVRMLQSAGAKDVHRLPIQLPNGAGIVAGTKSRG; this is translated from the coding sequence GTGGAAAAAAAGAACTGGACCATTCCCGAGCTTCTAGAGTTGTCTGGAGGTTACTGGAGCACCTGCGCTCTGCATGCCGGCGTCAAACTCGACGTCTTCAGCCAGCTCGACAAAGGTCCGCTCCCTGCTGAAACAGTAGCTGCCAGAGTAAAGAGTGACGAACGAGGCATCTCAATGCTGTTGCACGCGCTGGTGGCGTTGGGGCTGCTGGAAAAGCAGGGGGAGAATTTCGCTGCCACCCCCTTCGCCGCCTCCTATCTCTCCCGCAATTCCCACGAGTACCTGGGGCACATCATCATGCACCACCATCACCTGATGGCGAGCTGGGCCAACCTGGACCAGGCCGTTCGCACGGGCGAGCCGGTCCGCGAGAGGGTTTCGCATGAGGACGTTGAGTCGTCGCGTGAAAGCTTCCTGATGGGGATGTTCAACCTGGCCATGCAGCTCGCGCCGCGGGTGGTGCCGCAGATCGATCTTTCCGGGCGCCGCCGCCTCCTCGACATCGGAGGCGGGCCGGGGACCTACGCCATCTATTTCTGTAAGCAAAACCCCGATCTCGATGCCGTCATCTGCGATCTGCCGACCACCCGCAGCTTCGCCGAAAAGACGGTGGCGCACTTCGATCTTTCGGACCGGATCGGTTTCATCGACGTAGATTTCGAAAAGGAAGAGCTTCCCGAGGGGTTCGACGTGGCGTGGCTGTCGCACGTGCTGCACGGCATAGGCCCCGCCGCCTGCGAGCGCCTGCTGAAGAAGGCCGTGACCGCTTTGGAGCCGGGCGGGCTGGTCCTGGTCCAGGAGTTCATCTTGGACGACACGAGGGACGCTCCCGTCTTCCCCGCGCTCTTCTCCTTGAACATGCTGCTTGGCACCCCCGATGGGCAGTCTTACAGCGAGGCTGAGATCGTCCGTATGCTGCAGAGTGCCGGTGCGAAAGACGTGCATCGCCTGCCGATCCAGCTTCCCAACGGAGCCGGGATTGTGGCAGGGACAAAAAGCAGGGGCTAG